One Alphaproteobacteria bacterium genomic window carries:
- a CDS encoding VOC family protein, protein MARVIGIDHLVIRVGNFAKSKRFYDKVLGFLGFTLKYEFDGAAGWSNGKTLFWIGEADAEGKKHPHRIGNIGFHHYAFELAKRKDVDDLFGVLKKNKITVVDPPAEYPNYGKGYYAVFFLDPDGLKLEGMYFPKKKK, encoded by the coding sequence ATGGCGCGCGTCATCGGCATCGATCACTTGGTGATTCGGGTCGGCAATTTCGCCAAATCCAAGCGCTTCTATGACAAGGTACTCGGCTTCCTTGGCTTCACTCTGAAATACGAATTCGACGGGGCCGCAGGCTGGAGCAATGGCAAGACGCTCTTCTGGATCGGCGAAGCGGATGCGGAGGGCAAGAAGCACCCTCACCGCATCGGCAACATCGGATTCCATCACTACGCTTTCGAGTTGGCGAAACGCAAAGACGTGGACGATCTCTTTGGGGTTCTCAAAAAGAACAAGATCACCGTCGTCGACCCGCCAGCGGAATATCCCAACTATGGCAAGGGATACTATGCCGTGTTCTTCCTCGACCCCGACGGGCTGAAGCTCGAAGGGATGTATTTTCCGAAGAAAAAGAAGTAG
- a CDS encoding xanthine dehydrogenase family protein molybdopterin-binding subunit, translated as METQTNERSVRRLEDTRFLTGRGRYVEDVALPRQVFAHVVRSPHAHAVIERIEAGSAREMAGVLGVFTEVDLRNDGIGPLPCMAQLNTLAPLIVPPRYALARDRVRHVGDPVALLVAETRDLAREAADAIEIDYRPLASVVDGPAALAAGAPLVWDEISRNLSYRFQKGDREATLAAFARASHTVEIELVNNRVIVVPIEPRAAIGSYDMASDRLHLLLTGQNVHGIRRQLAEFVFRVPEDRIAVTAPDVGGGFGMKNFLYPEWVLVLWAARRFGRPVKWIGERTEDFVSSTQGRDNNTRARLALDGTGRFLALEVSTIANQGAYLSSYGPLSATTAPSTAMGGVYAIPAIFMDVQGAFTNTVPVDAYRGAGKPEANYLIERLVDLAARTIGFDPFELRRLNVIDKLPYRSALGMLIDSGRFGENIADAAIHADRSGFDARKKAAAQQGRLRGLGVACFLETARGQPNERAEIRFDADGRVSLVVGTQSNGQGHETSYAQIASDLLGLPLESFRLVQADTGMVKSGAGHGGARSMHLGGGALVKAAHNVIAKGRAIATHLLQALGSEVGFASGRFTVSGTQRSIGILDLARAARDPANLPDGIGPGLDDHADNISDLYTFPNGCHVAEVEIDPDTGVVTVERYTAVDDYGRLINPLLTEGQVQGGLAQGIGQALLEHTVYDPRSGQLLSGSLMDYALPRADDLPNFDLAFVEEETQSNPLGVKGSGQAGAMAAPQVILNAVMDALAPLGIRHLDMPATPERIWRAIRAARN; from the coding sequence ATGGAAACGCAAACGAACGAGCGCTCGGTCCGCCGCCTGGAGGATACGCGATTCCTGACGGGGCGCGGCCGTTACGTCGAGGACGTGGCGCTTCCAAGGCAAGTCTTCGCTCATGTGGTGCGCTCACCCCACGCCCACGCCGTCATAGAGCGGATCGAGGCAGGGTCGGCACGGGAGATGGCTGGCGTCCTCGGGGTCTTCACGGAAGTCGATTTGCGCAACGACGGGATTGGCCCCCTCCCTTGCATGGCGCAGCTTAACACGCTCGCACCTCTCATCGTGCCCCCTCGTTATGCGCTCGCCCGCGACCGGGTGCGCCATGTCGGCGACCCCGTCGCACTCCTCGTCGCCGAGACTCGCGATCTAGCCCGCGAGGCCGCGGACGCGATCGAGATCGACTATCGCCCGCTTGCATCCGTGGTCGATGGGCCGGCAGCACTTGCCGCTGGGGCGCCGCTCGTGTGGGACGAAATCTCCAGGAACCTTTCTTATCGCTTCCAGAAAGGCGACCGGGAGGCGACCCTGGCGGCGTTCGCGAGGGCGAGCCACACGGTCGAGATCGAGCTCGTAAACAATCGCGTGATCGTGGTGCCGATCGAGCCGCGGGCGGCGATCGGAAGCTACGACATGGCGTCCGACAGGCTGCACCTGCTCTTGACAGGGCAAAACGTTCACGGCATCAGGCGGCAACTCGCCGAGTTCGTCTTTCGCGTGCCGGAGGATCGCATCGCGGTCACCGCACCCGATGTCGGCGGCGGTTTCGGGATGAAGAATTTCCTTTACCCCGAATGGGTGCTGGTCTTGTGGGCGGCACGCCGTTTCGGCCGACCGGTCAAATGGATCGGCGAGCGCACCGAGGATTTTGTGAGCTCCACGCAGGGCCGTGACAATAACACCCGCGCGCGCCTGGCACTCGACGGCACCGGCCGGTTCCTGGCGCTGGAAGTGTCGACGATCGCCAATCAGGGCGCTTATCTCTCCTCCTACGGCCCCCTCAGCGCGACGACAGCGCCCTCGACGGCGATGGGCGGTGTCTATGCCATCCCTGCGATTTTCATGGACGTCCAGGGTGCTTTCACGAATACCGTCCCGGTCGACGCCTATCGGGGTGCGGGCAAGCCGGAAGCAAACTATCTCATCGAGCGGCTTGTCGACCTCGCGGCACGCACGATCGGGTTCGATCCGTTCGAATTGCGACGCCTCAACGTCATCGACAAACTTCCGTATCGCAGCGCGCTCGGCATGCTGATCGATAGCGGCCGCTTTGGCGAGAATATCGCCGATGCGGCAATCCATGCCGACCGCTCGGGATTCGACGCGCGAAAAAAAGCGGCTGCGCAGCAGGGACGATTGCGCGGTCTCGGGGTCGCGTGCTTTCTCGAGACTGCGCGGGGACAGCCGAACGAGCGCGCGGAAATTCGCTTCGATGCCGACGGCCGTGTCTCGCTTGTGGTTGGGACCCAATCGAACGGCCAGGGCCACGAGACGAGCTACGCTCAAATCGCGTCGGACCTGCTCGGTTTGCCGCTTGAATCGTTCCGCCTCGTTCAGGCCGACACAGGGATGGTGAAAAGTGGCGCTGGACACGGTGGCGCTCGATCGATGCATCTCGGCGGTGGCGCTCTGGTGAAGGCGGCCCACAACGTGATCGCGAAGGGCCGCGCGATTGCCACACACCTTCTGCAAGCGCTCGGCTCCGAAGTCGGCTTCGCGAGCGGCCGCTTCACCGTATCGGGCACCCAGCGCTCGATCGGAATACTCGATCTCGCGCGCGCCGCGCGGGACCCGGCCAATTTGCCCGACGGCATCGGACCTGGACTCGATGACCACGCGGACAATATTTCGGACCTTTACACCTTTCCGAATGGCTGCCACGTCGCCGAAGTGGAGATCGACCCGGATACGGGTGTCGTTACCGTCGAGCGCTATACCGCCGTCGACGATTATGGACGCCTAATCAATCCGCTCTTGACCGAAGGACAGGTGCAAGGCGGTCTCGCCCAGGGCATCGGTCAAGCACTCCTCGAACATACCGTTTACGACCCGCGGTCCGGCCAACTCCTGAGCGGATCGCTCATGGATTACGCCTTACCCCGTGCGGACGACTTGCCGAATTTCGATCTCGCCTTCGTCGAGGAAGAGACACAGTCAAACCCGCTCGGCGTCAAGGGTAGCGGTCAAGCAGGGGCCATGGCAGCACCCCAGGTCATCCTCAATGCGGTGATGGATGCGCTCGCCCCTCTCGGGATCCGACATCTCGACATGCCGGCCACGCCGGAACGGATTTGGCGTGCCATTCGAGCTGCTCGGAATTAG